The Anastrepha ludens isolate Willacy chromosome 2, idAnaLude1.1, whole genome shotgun sequence genome contains a region encoding:
- the LOC128859892 gene encoding jerky protein homolog-like: MITEKAKYFHGKLNINSECKYSSGWLEKFKNRHGIRRLKSTGEKECADYVSATMFVEDLNEYIKNEQLTTEQIYNADETGLFWKCLPQNSLASGDEYSIEGYKESKERITALLCANAAGTHKCKLMIIGKSANPRCLKNVKYIPVVYKSNKRAWVTQELFLEWFNNNFVPEVREHLQRIGLEKNCKVLLLLDNCPAHPDVNAMISDNVTVKYLPPNCTSLIQPMDQGAIRSFKCQYRKFIVQKLVDSNSRHEFVKSLNIKSALWTAATSWDSVTPRVLNKVWNNLLSQDDENDSTFSIEIQSDVLIPPGFTADAISKWMECDIDVAPFAIVSDDEIVNMVNQTEEYELESNSEESDGGNTVETPTLAQAIEASSVLLKFLENYTGTGISEPDKIQVYRIQSHLLKEQMNSKRQTTLNEYFKLI; the protein is encoded by the coding sequence ATGATTACTGAGaaggcaaaatattttcatggtaaattaaacataaattcCGAGTGTAAGTATTCATCTGGTTGgctggaaaaattcaaaaatcggcATGGAATTCGTAGGCTGAAATCCACAGGAGAAAAGGAGTGTGCTGATTATGTGTCTGCAACGATGTTTGTGGAAGACTTAAACGAATACATTAAAAATGAACAACTTACAACTGaacaaatttataatgcagACGAAACCGGTCTATTTTGGAAGTGTTTGCCCCAAAATTCGTTGGCGAGTGGTGATGAATATTCTATTGAGGGGTACAAAGAGTCCAAGGAAAGAATCACAGCTTTACTTTGTGCAAATGCAGCTGGGACTCACAAGTGTAAATTGATGATAATAGGAAAAAGTGCTAATCCAagatgtttaaaaaatgttaaatacattCCTGTAGTTTATAAGTCTAATAAGAGAGCTTGGGTAACACAAGAGCTATTTCTGGAGTGGTTTAACAACAATTTTGTACCAGAGGTAAGAGAACATTTACAACGCATTGGTCTCGAAAAGAATTGCAAAGTTCTTTTGCTATTAGACAACTGTCCAGCACACCCGGATGTAAATGCAATGATATCTGATAATGTTACAGTAAAATATCTACCACCGAATTGTACATCTTTGATTCAGCCTATGGATCAAGGAGCCATTCGGAGTTTCAAATGCCAGTACCGTAAATTTATCGTGCAAAAACTTGTGGATTCTAATAGTCGACACGAATTTGTTAAATCTTTGAACATTAAGTCAGCTTTATGGACAGCAGCGACTTCGTGGGATTCTGTAACCCCACgtgttttaaataaagtttggaATAACTTACTATCTCAAGATGATGAAAATGATTCAACTTTTAGTATTGAGATACAATCAGATGTATTAATACCACCTGGTTTTACAGCTGATGCTATCTCAAAGTGGATGGAGTGCGATATTGATGTCGCACCGTTTGCTATTGTATCTGATGATGAAATCGTTAACATGGTCAATCAAACAGAAGAATATGAGCTTGAGTCAAATTCAGAGGAATCAGATGGAGGTAATACGGTAGAAACCCCCACATTAGCTCAAGCAATAGAGGCTAGTAGTGTTTTGTTAAAGTTCTTAGAAAACTATACTGGTACAGGTATTTCAGAACCAGACAAAATACAAGTGTATCGCATACAAAGTCATTTACTTAAGGAACAAATGAATTCTAAAAGACAAACTACTTTaaacgaatattttaaattaatataa